The nucleotide sequence TTGGAGATCACGCAACCCCGGAGAACGATTTCGCCTTTGACTGGCTGCCCAGGCACAGCGTGAACAGCTCCTATATTCCCTTGTTTGAAGCCATGCATAAGGGAGACGTCCAGGGCCTGATTTTGTTCGGGCAGAACCCGGCTGTCAGCGGCCCCCATGCTGGCAGGGAGCGGGAAGCGCTTTCCCGGCTGAAATGGATGATCGCCGTGGATCTTTTCGAGACTGAAACCGCCGGGTTCTGGAAGCGGCCGGGCGTGAACGCAAAGGACATCGACACCGAGGTTTTTCTACTGCCTGCGGCCGCCTCCGTAGAAAAGGAAGGCAGCATCACCAACAGCGGCCGCTGGGCCCAATGGCGGTATAAGGCAGTCGAGCCGCCCGGGGACGCCCGTCCCGACCTCTGGGTGCTGAATTCCCTGTTTAACGCGGTAAGAAAGGAATACCAGGCCGGCGGAGTCTTCCCGGAGCCCATTGTGCACTTGAATTGGGATTACGCCTTGGAAGGCGATCCCCACCATGAGCCCGATCCCCACATAGTCGCCAAAGAGGTGAACGGATATTTCACCCGCGAGACCACGGTCAAGGGCAAAACCTTTGCCAAGGGGGATCAGGTTCCGTCCTTCGCCTATCTGACGGACGACGGCGCCACTTGTTCGGGCAACTGGCTTTATTGCAACGCCTACACCGGCCCGGAAAAATCAGACAACCGCATGGCCCGCAGGGGAAGGGATGACGCCCCCAGCAACATCGGCCTGTTTCCCGAGTGGACCTGGTGCTGGCCGGTCAACCGGCGCATTCTATACAACCGGGCCTCCGTGGACCTGGAAGGCAGGCCCTGGAACCCGGAGCGCTTCGTTATCAGATGGAATCCCGAAGAATCCTCCTGGGAGGGGGACGTCCCGGACGGGGGATGGCCTCCGGGGTCAAAGCATCCCTTTATCATGCAGCCGGACGGCCACGGCCAGCTTTGGGCCAGATTTTTGGCCGACGGCCCCCTGCCCGAGCATTACGAGCCCTTTGAAAGCCCCATTGTCAACCCCATGTCCCGCAGCCAAAACAACCCGGCGGTTAAAATCTGGCGCGAAAAGCCGGGCGATAAGAACCCATTCGGAGATCGGGAGAAATTTCCCATCGTGGCCACGACCTATCGCATGACCGAGCATTGGCTGGGCGGCGCCATGACCCGCAACACGCCCTGGCTGGCGGAGCTGGTTCCCAACGTGTTTGCGGAAATCGGGACAGAGCTTGCGGAAGAGCACGGAATTTCCAACGGCGATAAAATCATTATAGAGTCGGCCCGGGGCGAAATCGAGGTCTACGCCCTGGTGAGCTCCCGCATTCCCTCCTTCAAGCTGGAAGGCCGCACCGTGCATCAGGCGGGGCTGGTCTGGCATTTCGGATACCAGGGGATCGCCAAGGGGGACAGCGCCAACATGCTCACCCCCAACGTGGGCGACGCCAACACCATGATTCCCGAATTCAAAGCCTTTTTATGCCGAATTAAAAAGGCGGAAAGGAGCCCGGCATGAAAGCATTGCTCATGGATACCACGCTTTGCATAGCCTGCCGGGGATGCCAGGTGGCCTGCAAGCAGTGGAACCGTCTGGACGCCGAGCAAACCTCCTTTTTTCACGGGGGCGGCTACCAGAATCCGGCGCACCGCTCGACCCGGACCTGGAACCTCATCACCTTCAATGAAGTGGAAAACGGCCATGGCATGGACTGGGTGTTCGGCAGAAGGCAGTGCAACCATTGCATAGAACCCGCCTGCGTGACCGCATGCCCTGTCGGAGCCTTGACGAAAACCGCCGAAGGCCCGGTGCATTACGATGAATCCCGGTGCTTCGGCTGCCGGTACTGCCAGGTGGTCTGCCCGTTTAACGCCCCGCGTTTTGAATGGAACGATCCCAACCCGGAAATCCGCAAATGCACCATGTGCGCGGACCGCATCGCCATGGGCTCGGAACCGGCTTGCTCCCAGTCGTGCACAACCAAGGCTTTGATCTTCGGCGATCGTGAAGAACTGCTGTCCCTGGCCAAAGAGCGCATTGCCAAAAGCCCCAACCGGTATGTCTCCCATATTTACGGAGAAAAGGAAGCGGGCGGCGCCTGCGTTTTGTATCTGGCCAAGGCGCCGTTCGAAAAAATGGGCTTTGCAACCGGACTTCCGGACAAACCCTTTTCCAGCGAGGTCAAAACCGCCATGGCCGCCATCCCCTTCGCCATCACCGGCAGCGCCCTGGCCTTGGGCGCTTTATACTGGGTTATCAATCGCAGGCTGGAATCATACAAGGAAAGCTCCGAGGACGAATCATGAACCGAAAAACCGCTCCCATCCACCCCGGCCCGGCGCTTTTAGGCGGTTTGGCCTGCCTGGGCCTGTCCGCCGTCATCTATCGTTTTTGGGCGGGCATCGGCGCGGTCAGCAACCTGACCGACGGGCATCCCTGGGGATTTTGGGTGGCCATAGACATTCTGGCGGGGGTGGCCCTGGCCGCCGGCGGCTTTGTGACGGCCGGGCTGGTGTATATTTTCGGAGGAAAACGGTTTGCGGAACTGGCCAGACCTGCTGTTTTGACCGCGTTTTTGGGATATGTGATGTTCGTCCTGGGGCTGATCGTGGACATGGGCAGGCCCTGGCACATGCTGTACATTTTCGTGGGCAACCACAACTCGCCTTTGTACGAAATAGGCTGGTGCGCGTCCCTGTACACCCTGGTCCTGGCCCTGGAGCTTTTGCCGCCGGTGTTTGAAAAACACTCCATGGACCGGGCGCAGCGCCTGTGGCGCAGCCTGTCCCCTTGGCTGGTCATTGTCCTGCTTTCCGTCTTCACCCTGGCCATGACCTATTCCTGGATCTGGCTTGCCATCGTCGCCAGCCTTTTATTGGCCTGGGAAATCCTCATGAGAAAAGGAGTCATGGGGCGCCAAAGACAAACGCCTATTTTGCTGATCGCGTCAGGCGTGATGCTGTCCTTTTTGCATCAGTCATCCTTGGGCAGTTTGTACTTAATGACCGCCCACTCCCTGAACCCCCTGTGGCACTCGCCGTTGCTGCCCATCATGTTTTTGATTTCCGCCATTGCAGCCGGGATGGCCATGGTTGCCTTGGAATCCCTGGCCGGGGAGCGTTTCCTGGGGCATAAGGCGCCCTTTTCCCCTTTGGTGGACATGGCCCGGATCGTTCCGGTTTTCCTGATTATCTACCTGGCCATAAAAGCCGGAGACATCCTGGCCTACGGGGATTGGCGCGGCTTGTTAAGCCTCAACCTGCAGTCCTTCATGTGGTGGGTTGAAATGGGCGCGGGCGTTGCTGCGCCGCTTATCCTGTATCTCACCCCCGGCTTTGTGCAGAAAAAAAGCGGGCTGGCCCTGGCCTCCGGCCTGGTGGTTGGCGGGCTTATCATCAACCGGGTGAACGTGGCCGTTATCGGCCTGCAGGTTCAACGCTGGCAAAGCTACTATCCCCACCCATTGGAAATCCTTATCACGATGGGAATCGTCTCAGCGGGCCTCCTGACCTACGCCTGGGCCATCGCCAATCTGCCAATCCACCCTCGGGAATAGGGCTTCGCCTCCCTGATCGCCCGCCTTGACCGGGCGCCTTCGGTGTATATATTATTGGTTCTTATTATCGAAATTGTGGTAATAAGCTAGAACCAAAGAATATAGAAAGGCGGAAAAATTATTATGCACCGATTTGACGAAGATATTGCAGTCTCCCCCAAAGAGGGTTCCACATATGCAGCCAAGGTGACGGACAACTGGTCCATCATGGGCATTCCCAACGGCGGATACCTGATGGCCCTGCTGACCAACGCCATGCTCCAGCAAAGCAAAAACGAAAACATCCTGGTGGTGACCGCCACCTATCTTTCCAAACTAAAACCCGGACCTGCGGATCTTGTTGTGGAGAACTTCGCATCGTCCCTGAACCTGGACAGGTATCAAACCCGGTTGATCCAGGACGGCCGGGAATGCATTCGCGCCATGGGAACCTTCCGGCCCTCCAACATGGACCGGAGCGAAGACCGGTGCGAAAAGCAGGCGCCCGAACTGGCGCCCGTGGAGCAATGCGTCCAGGTCCCGGTCATGCCCAACTTCACCTTGTTTGACAACATGGACGAATACCTGGACCCGGATTCAGCGGGCTGGATGTCGGGCAATCTGTCGGACGTCTCAGAGATAAAAGGCTGGATCAAATTCAAGGAGGACCGGCCTTTTGACCATCTGTCCGTGCTGCTTATGGCGGACTCATTTCCTCCTCCCATCATGGCGACCAAAGGCATGGCCGGATGGGTGCCCACGGTGGAGCTTTCCGTGAACGTGTACGAGATTCCCGCCACCCCATGGCTGAAATGCCGGTTTCGCACCGACTTCATGAGCCGGGGCTTTTTGCAGGAAGACGGAGAGCTTTGGGACGAAAACGGTACCCTCATCGCCGTCTCCCGCCAAGTGGCCCAATTCAAACGCGCCAAATAGGAATTTATTGTGGGCAGCCCAGGTGCATGCCTTCCCTGGGCTGCCCCGAACTATCCGTTTCGGGCTTCAACCATCTGTTTTGGTGACCAACACTCTTCCTCAGAAAAAAAATCAAACACAACTTCAAAGCCGTCATCATTCCATAACAACCTGTGCGCCCCCCAACCAGGGTGGCCCAGGCAAATCTTTTTTTTGCCTGGGCGCGTAAGCGCAAAAGGCGCGACCCGTGGGGATAATCGGATTCTGGTATGGTCGGCGGGCGGTTGGTTTTTCAGGAATCCCAGCCTCTTTCGGCATTGCCGGTTAAAAAAAAACGAAGGTTTCCATAAGCATTTCCTCAAGCCTTTTGTGCTGCGCACTCAGGCAGTAAACTGCACTGCCTGAGCCACCCGGAACTTTTTAGGCCGCAATCATCATTTTTGGTGACCAACTATCTTCATTGGATAAAAGGCCAAATATTGGGGCGTCACAACCGTCTTCACACCATAACAACCTGGGCGCCCCCCAACCAGGGCGGCCCAGGCAAGGCTTTTTTTGCCTGGGCGCGTAAGCGCAAAAGGCGCGACCAGAGAAAATAATCAAGGCCTGGCATGGTCGGCGGGCGATCGGATATACATGAAACCGGCCTATTCAGGCGACACTGGTTCAGGAAAAATATTGGTTTCTGTAATCGCTTCCTCACGCCTTCTGTGCTTTGCACTCAGGCAGTAAACTACACTGCCTGAGCCACCCGAAACCTTTTGGGCTGCAACTATTTGTTTTGGTGACCAACACTCTTCATTAGATAAAAAGCCAAATGCGGCGTCACAACCGTCATCACTCCATAACAACCTGTGCGCCCCCCAACCAGGGTGGCCCAGGCAAGGCTTTTTTTGCCTGGGCGCGTCAGCGCAAAAGGCGCGGCCTGGAAAGATAGTCGAAATCGGGCGTGGCAGGCGGGCGGTTGACTTTGCAGTAATCCCTGCTTTATCGGCCGACAGCAATTCAGGAAAGGCACTGGTTTCTGTAATCGCTTCCTCACGCCTTCTGTGCTTTGCACTCAGGCAGTAAACGACACTGCCTGAGCCGCCCACTGCTTTTTAGGCGATACTATTTGCTGCGGAGAGCCTGTCTAAGCAGTTAAGTCAGCCGTCCTCGGACGGCTCTCTCCATTTTTTTCGCTGCGAGCAAGGGGTTGTATTTTTAAGCGCTTTGCCGTAAAGCCATTGGACAAAGAGGGGGAGGCAAAACTCACAAAAGCGGGAAGAGGTTCGCCCATGGATTATTGCAAAGGAAAAATAGCCAAGCTGCTCACGGATTTTTTCGAGGAAGACTTTCGCAGGATCAATCACGCCCTGGAAGTGCTGAAATACGCGGAAAAAGCTATGGGAAAGTACGAAGACGCGGACGAAGAAATCGTCATCGCCTCGGCCCTGCTGCACGACGTGGGCATCAAGCCCTCAGAGGCCAAACTGGGTTACAACAACGGCAAGACTCAGGAGGATTTCGGCCCGCCCGCGGCAAAAGAACTGCTTGGACGCATTGACTTCCCCGCGGATAAAACCCAAAAGGTTTGCGAGATTATCGGCAATCATCATTCCCGGTCCCGTTACGATTACGTGGAGTTGAAAATCCTGAAGGAAGCGGACCTCATCGTCAACAGGATGGAAGGGGATTGAATCATCGTCCCATGAATTCCAAAGCCGACAACTCCCCCGCTTCGCTGGTCGTTTTTGAAGACGTCAGCCTGCAAGCCAACGGCAAAACCTTGTTTGACGGCCTCAACTGGACCCTGGAAGCCGGTCAAAACTGGACGGTTTTCGGCCCCAACGGCTCGGGCAAGTCCTTTTTGGCCAAGGCCTTGTTCCGAAGCATCCCGCTTGTCCGGGGGCGCATCCTGTTTTATTTTGACGGCCCGGACGCCAAGCCGCGCACCTATCTCAGGCCCAACGAAATCGTAAGCATTTCCCAGGACGATCAAAAAGGCCTCATGCGCCGGTACGCCTCCTACCATCAGGCCCGGTGGCAGAGCTTTGAACAGGACGCGCCCACGGTGGAGGATTACCTCAGGGGCAAGGCGCGGGCCAATCGGTTTCAAATGCGGGAAACGGGCGAACCCGCGCCTGATATTCCCCGGGACGCCTGGGAACAGGCCCTGGCGCTTTTCAAAATTGAATATCTGCTGCCAAGGCGGCTTATCCATATATCCAACGGAGAGGCACGCAAAGTCCTGATCGCCCGGGCTTTGCTCAAACATCCCAAATTATTGATCCTGGACGATCCTTTCACCGGCCTTGACGCAGCCTCCCGCGACGCTCTGGCCCAAGCCCTCAATGGCATGGCCCGGGCCGGAACTTTGCCCTTTGTGATGCTGACTTCCCGGGAGGACGAAATCATGGACTGCAGCGGCCATGTTCTTTGCGTGGAGGACAGCCGGGAGGTTTTTCAGGGGCCCAAGGAAAAAATGCCGGCCGCCGCCGGCGCCTTATCCATAGCCTCTTCGCCCCAGCCGGAATTCAAGTTTCCGGCCCCAAAGGAAAATCCGGCAGCCGGGTTTAAAACCCTGGCGGCCATGAAAAAGGTTACCATATCCTACGGCGGGGAAAAGGTGCTGGATCAGGTGGACTGGGTCATGAAGCCGGGGGAGCGTTGGGCGCTGCTGGGGCATAACGGCGCCGGCAAAAGCACCTTGCTGAGCCTGGTTCTGGCGGACAATCCCCAGGCCTACGCCAATGACATCAGCCTGTTTGACGTAAAACGGGGATCGGGCGAAAGCATTTGGGAGATCAAGCGGCGCATCGGATGCGTGTCTCCGGAATCGCAGATTTACCACGGCCCGGGCGTCACCTGTCTTCAGGCGGTCTGCTCGGGATTTTTCGACACCGTGGGCCTGTACCACGCATGCAGCCCCGAACAGGAGCAAACCGCCCGCCAGTGGCTGGAGGGATTCGACCTGGAACATTTGGCGGATCGTTCCTTTTTGGCGGTGTCCACGGGGGAACGGCGTTTGACCCTGCTGGCCAGGGCTTTGGTGAAAAATCCGGCCCTGCTGGCCCTGGACGAGCCCTGCCAGGGGCTGGACGCCAGGCATCGCGCCCGGATCATCCGCATTCTGGATGAATTGTGCGCCCAATCCTCCATGAGCATGATTTTCATCTCCCACCATGTGGACGAAATGCCCAAGTCCATCACCCATGTGCTGCGGTTGGAAAAAGGCCGGGTTGTGGAGTGCGGCAGGCGCGCATAAGCGCTCAAACGCCAAACGTCGATTTGAACCCATTACCTCCACATTTTCTGATAGGCGGGCGCCGAAAAAACTCCCTCCCCCTTGACGGGGGAGGGCTGGGGTGGGGGTGACGTTCCTTCGGCGAGGAAACCTCGCAACTACGGCGCGGGGACCGCGCCACTACTCCCCCCATCCTGTCCTTCCCCCTCCAGGGGGGAAGGGACCATGACTCATCTGCTTCTTAACAAACTTAGTTCATCGACTTCCCTGTCTCCTGAATTTCAGGCAATTTTCAACCTCATAGGATAAACTGAATATCAATATTCCTCTCGACCGTCATATGGGCCTGACTTGGATTTTTATTGCTATTTGCCTTTGCATCTGGCAGATTGCCATTCAAAAATAGGGCGGCCGTCCAATGCCGGGCGGGTGATTACCTTAAAAGATTTTCCGACAAATAGACCCGTTGCAAGCGGGCCGGACAACCAGGCGGAATCCGGCAGGGGTGTGATCGACAGTGTTATTTGACATCTTGAAGGTATCTTTAGGATTCGTTTGTCTATATTTTGGGGCTCAGTGGACCGTAACCGGAGCGATTAGAATCGGGAACGCCCTGAACTTGGCCAAGGCGTTTTTAGGGCTTACCGTGGTGGCTTTCAGCACCAGCTCCCCTGAGCTGATGGTCAACCTTCTGGCCGCCTCGCGCGGATACACGGCGTTTTCCCTTTCCAATATTTCGGGCAGCAATTTGGCGAACCTGTGCGTGGGCTTTGGCTTGTGCGGGCTGTTCAGCAGGCTGGCCGTTTCCCGGGAGGTTTTCCGGGCGGACCTGATTTATTTTTGCATCGGCCCTATTTTGATGCTTCTGTTTTTCTTTTTCACGCCGGATCATTCCCTGCCCTTATTCGCGGCCGTTCCCCTGCTCTGCCTCATCGGCGCCTATCTTTACTCCAAAAAATCCACCATTAACAGCGCCGACGTGGAAAGCAACGAACCCAAGCGCCTGGGATCCGGGATATTTCTTTTAATTCTCGGAGCCGCCCTGCTTTATCTGGGCGGGGAACTGGTCTTAAGGGCCGCCGTCTCCATAGCCGGAACCCTGGGCATTTCCGACGCTATCATCGGATTCACCATCGTGGCTGTCGGCACCTCCATCCCGGACATCATGGCCAGCATCATCGCCGCCCGCAGGGGCGAAAACGCCATCGCCGTCGGCAATCTGCTGGGCAGCAATATCTTCAATATATTCCTGGTGATCGGCGGAACCCTGATCGTTTACGGCAACGGCCTGACCACGGATTCCGGCATCCTCATGGACTACTGCCTGGTCGCCGCATGCTCGGTGCTGTTTTACGCCCTAATCAACTGGACCAGGCTGAGCCCTCGCATCTGGGGCGGCGGTCTGTTAGGCATTTACCTCGTGTACACCACCATCCGGGTGATCGCCGGAACCTGAACGCCGGTTTGACAATGTTGGATGAACCTGCGCACGCCCTTTTGGGGCGTCCAAACGGCCTGCACAAGTTCACGCAACCCATCTCTAAAAAAAATGTCTTGCGCAGAACCATCCAACCTACATATCCACCTAATATAATGTGCTTTTCCATGTAGGTCGGGTGGTTCTGCAATAATACTTTTTTTGAAATCCGATTTCATTGCATCTCCTAATATCATGATGTCAGCCATAGACCTCAAGGCAGGTTCACCCGACGACTCACTTTTTTATGTTCCACTAAAAAAATGAATAATTAGTGGACGAACTTCAAAAAAGGCGGTATTCCTTTACACAGTTGTATAGCCTTCAAAAAGCCCGAAAGATTAATGTTCCGCCATTGTTCACGTTGTGCAAACCTCAATTTCAACGGGGGGAGTTTAATGAATCCGCAAAAAGAAC is from Desulfatibacillum aliphaticivorans DSM 15576 and encodes:
- the fdnG gene encoding formate dehydrogenase-N subunit alpha — translated: MKISRRGFFKTAGAGAAAGVLTGKADKSLAALPTREDPFANAVSTTSVCPFCAVGCGSIIKALDGKVVQIEGDPEHPINQGALCSKGLAFSQTVNSPGRLQKVMYRAPGSDHWEEKSWEWALPRMAALIKKTRDASFVQEKDGRTVNRTEGLACLGGAALDNEECYLYAKLARALGVVYLEHQARIUHSATVASLAATFGRGAMTNHWIDMANADVVMVCGSNVVENHPIASRWLQKARERGAIILSVDPRYTRTSSFADHYCRLRSGTDIAFVGGMIRYALEHNRIHREYVVNYTNASFIISPDFEFHEGLFSGYDQEARSYDKSSWAYECDASGAPLRDETLTHERCVFQLLKKHFDRYDPQTVCSITGAPQDAYEKICDLYTSSGQAGKAGTWLYAMGATQSTHGAQNIRTYAMLQLLLGNIGVAGGGVNALRGESNVQGSTDMALLFHILPGYLKNPNASDQSLEQYLKRCTPVSNDPKSANWWGNTPKYMVSLLKAWFGDHATPENDFAFDWLPRHSVNSSYIPLFEAMHKGDVQGLILFGQNPAVSGPHAGREREALSRLKWMIAVDLFETETAGFWKRPGVNAKDIDTEVFLLPAAASVEKEGSITNSGRWAQWRYKAVEPPGDARPDLWVLNSLFNAVRKEYQAGGVFPEPIVHLNWDYALEGDPHHEPDPHIVAKEVNGYFTRETTVKGKTFAKGDQVPSFAYLTDDGATCSGNWLYCNAYTGPEKSDNRMARRGRDDAPSNIGLFPEWTWCWPVNRRILYNRASVDLEGRPWNPERFVIRWNPEESSWEGDVPDGGWPPGSKHPFIMQPDGHGQLWARFLADGPLPEHYEPFESPIVNPMSRSQNNPAVKIWREKPGDKNPFGDREKFPIVATTYRMTEHWLGGAMTRNTPWLAELVPNVFAEIGTELAEEHGISNGDKIIIESARGEIEVYALVSSRIPSFKLEGRTVHQAGLVWHFGYQGIAKGDSANMLTPNVGDANTMIPEFKAFLCRIKKAERSPA
- a CDS encoding 4Fe-4S dicluster domain-containing protein, which translates into the protein MKALLMDTTLCIACRGCQVACKQWNRLDAEQTSFFHGGGYQNPAHRSTRTWNLITFNEVENGHGMDWVFGRRQCNHCIEPACVTACPVGALTKTAEGPVHYDESRCFGCRYCQVVCPFNAPRFEWNDPNPEIRKCTMCADRIAMGSEPACSQSCTTKALIFGDREELLSLAKERIAKSPNRYVSHIYGEKEAGGACVLYLAKAPFEKMGFATGLPDKPFSSEVKTAMAAIPFAITGSALALGALYWVINRRLESYKESSEDES
- the nrfD gene encoding NrfD/PsrC family molybdoenzyme membrane anchor subunit, encoding MNRKTAPIHPGPALLGGLACLGLSAVIYRFWAGIGAVSNLTDGHPWGFWVAIDILAGVALAAGGFVTAGLVYIFGGKRFAELARPAVLTAFLGYVMFVLGLIVDMGRPWHMLYIFVGNHNSPLYEIGWCASLYTLVLALELLPPVFEKHSMDRAQRLWRSLSPWLVIVLLSVFTLAMTYSWIWLAIVASLLLAWEILMRKGVMGRQRQTPILLIASGVMLSFLHQSSLGSLYLMTAHSLNPLWHSPLLPIMFLISAIAAGMAMVALESLAGERFLGHKAPFSPLVDMARIVPVFLIIYLAIKAGDILAYGDWRGLLSLNLQSFMWWVEMGAGVAAPLILYLTPGFVQKKSGLALASGLVVGGLIINRVNVAVIGLQVQRWQSYYPHPLEILITMGIVSAGLLTYAWAIANLPIHPRE
- a CDS encoding thioesterase family protein; its protein translation is MHRFDEDIAVSPKEGSTYAAKVTDNWSIMGIPNGGYLMALLTNAMLQQSKNENILVVTATYLSKLKPGPADLVVENFASSLNLDRYQTRLIQDGRECIRAMGTFRPSNMDRSEDRCEKQAPELAPVEQCVQVPVMPNFTLFDNMDEYLDPDSAGWMSGNLSDVSEIKGWIKFKEDRPFDHLSVLLMADSFPPPIMATKGMAGWVPTVELSVNVYEIPATPWLKCRFRTDFMSRGFLQEDGELWDENGTLIAVSRQVAQFKRAK
- a CDS encoding HD domain-containing protein, which gives rise to MDYCKGKIAKLLTDFFEEDFRRINHALEVLKYAEKAMGKYEDADEEIVIASALLHDVGIKPSEAKLGYNNGKTQEDFGPPAAKELLGRIDFPADKTQKVCEIIGNHHSRSRYDYVELKILKEADLIVNRMEGD
- a CDS encoding ATP-binding cassette domain-containing protein yields the protein MNHRPMNSKADNSPASLVVFEDVSLQANGKTLFDGLNWTLEAGQNWTVFGPNGSGKSFLAKALFRSIPLVRGRILFYFDGPDAKPRTYLRPNEIVSISQDDQKGLMRRYASYHQARWQSFEQDAPTVEDYLRGKARANRFQMRETGEPAPDIPRDAWEQALALFKIEYLLPRRLIHISNGEARKVLIARALLKHPKLLILDDPFTGLDAASRDALAQALNGMARAGTLPFVMLTSREDEIMDCSGHVLCVEDSREVFQGPKEKMPAAAGALSIASSPQPEFKFPAPKENPAAGFKTLAAMKKVTISYGGEKVLDQVDWVMKPGERWALLGHNGAGKSTLLSLVLADNPQAYANDISLFDVKRGSGESIWEIKRRIGCVSPESQIYHGPGVTCLQAVCSGFFDTVGLYHACSPEQEQTARQWLEGFDLEHLADRSFLAVSTGERRLTLLARALVKNPALLALDEPCQGLDARHRARIIRILDELCAQSSMSMIFISHHVDEMPKSITHVLRLEKGRVVECGRRA
- a CDS encoding sodium:calcium antiporter, with the protein product MLFDILKVSLGFVCLYFGAQWTVTGAIRIGNALNLAKAFLGLTVVAFSTSSPELMVNLLAASRGYTAFSLSNISGSNLANLCVGFGLCGLFSRLAVSREVFRADLIYFCIGPILMLLFFFFTPDHSLPLFAAVPLLCLIGAYLYSKKSTINSADVESNEPKRLGSGIFLLILGAALLYLGGELVLRAAVSIAGTLGISDAIIGFTIVAVGTSIPDIMASIIAARRGENAIAVGNLLGSNIFNIFLVIGGTLIVYGNGLTTDSGILMDYCLVAACSVLFYALINWTRLSPRIWGGGLLGIYLVYTTIRVIAGT